A genomic segment from Myxocyprinus asiaticus isolate MX2 ecotype Aquarium Trade chromosome 36, UBuf_Myxa_2, whole genome shotgun sequence encodes:
- the LOC127426763 gene encoding DNA-directed RNA polymerase III subunit RPC4-like isoform X2, producing MQYNRTTVIIPCISKSGSANSTEEAFQVFFVRMYEHGDGDLEESLSGTFRPSFALGRGLPGWISLNPPQPGRLTSLRSRHLTLGGYKKKTFVPNVHSVRKTKDDCLYIAHVFWRLQEETHIAPKKERREQEDRQRERRRREKPQTI from the exons atgCAATACAACCGTACTACCGTCATTATTCCATGCATTTCAAAATCCGGTAGTGCCAATAGCACTGAAGAAGCATTTCAAG tGTTTTTTGTCAGAATGTATGAACATGGCGATGGGGATCTAGAGGAGAGTTTATCTGGCACTTTCAGACCATCATTTGCTCTGGGTAGAGGACTGCCAGGCTGGATATCACTGAATCCACCTCAGCCGGGCAGACTGACCTCTCTGCGCTCCAGACACTTGACCCTGGGTGGATATAAGAAG AAGACCTTCGTACCAAATGTTCACTCCGTTCGCAAAACTAAAGATGA CTGCCTTTACATTGCACACGTTTTCTGGAGGTTACAGGAGGAAACTCACATTGCACcaaagaaagagaggagagagcaaGAAGACAGGCAAAGAGAGAGACGGCGACGAGAAAAGCCACAGACTATTTAG
- the LOC127426763 gene encoding DNA-directed RNA polymerase III subunit RPC4-like isoform X1 codes for MQYNRTTVIIPCISKSGSANSTEEAFQVFFVRMYEHGDGDLEESLSGTFRPSFALGRGLPGWISLNPPQPGRLTSLRSRHLTLGGYKKKTFVPNVHSVRKTKDERKLTLHQRKRGESKKTGKERDGDEKSHRLFSLTPSLSRALQTPIGNCIQRTYTTLTYGGTMKIK; via the exons atgCAATACAACCGTACTACCGTCATTATTCCATGCATTTCAAAATCCGGTAGTGCCAATAGCACTGAAGAAGCATTTCAAG tGTTTTTTGTCAGAATGTATGAACATGGCGATGGGGATCTAGAGGAGAGTTTATCTGGCACTTTCAGACCATCATTTGCTCTGGGTAGAGGACTGCCAGGCTGGATATCACTGAATCCACCTCAGCCGGGCAGACTGACCTCTCTGCGCTCCAGACACTTGACCCTGGGTGGATATAAGAAG AAGACCTTCGTACCAAATGTTCACTCCGTTCGCAAAACTAAAGATGA GAGGAAACTCACATTGCACcaaagaaagagaggagagagcaaGAAGACAGGCAAAGAGAGAGACGGCGACGAGAAAAGCCACAGACTATTTAGTCTCACTCCGTCTTTGAGCAGGGCACTGCAGACACCTATAGGAAACTGCATACAGCGCACTTATACAACACTAACTTATGGTGGAACaatgaaaattaaatag
- the LOC127426754 gene encoding transcription factor A, mitochondrial-like isoform X2: protein MMAPFSLLSVGADVLLKSLGLFSTASAVRCSCVVPLIKSFSTTTGGPPKRPLTAYMKYVQEIQPTFNRQNPGVKNVDIVRKIAQQWRMLTPEQKQPFQDASLAAREQYKLAVEKYKAQLTPAQSAAIAEERRQKMAKRKAIRKKKELNTLGKPKRSRSAFNIFMAEHFEEARGTTMQGQSPWSNLELSAMLKDTMVVAVGIEPTTFCLPVQCFSPLHQHHSYCCMYTVNALNHSFTIRPIAIIKKPSDRGYLI from the exons ATGATGGCTCCGTTCAGTTTGCTGTCAGTAGGTGCAGATGTTCTGCTGAAGTCTCTGGGTTTATTCTCTACTGCATCTGCTGTGAG GTGCTCCTGTGTAGTTCCATTGATAAAGAGTTTTAGTACTACAACAGGGGGTCCACCTAAGCGACCCCTCACAGCATACATGAAATATGTGCAGGAGATTCAGCCCACCTTCAACAGACAAAATCCAG GAGTGAAAAATGTGGATATTGTTAGAAAGATAGCCCAGCAGTGGAGAATGCTGACTCCTGAACAGAAGCAG CCATTTCAGGATGCGTCTTTGGCAGCTAGGGAGCAGTACAAGCTTGCTGTGGAGAAATACAAAGCCCAGCTCACCCCAGCACAGTCTGCTGCTATTGCAGAGGAGAGGAGACAGAAGATGGCCAAAAGAAAAGCAATTAGGAAAAAGAAG GAGCTGAATACTCTTGGCAAGCCTAAACGCTCCAGGAGCGCCTTCAACATCTTCATGGCAGAGCACTTTGAGGAAGCGAGAGGAACTACTATGCAG ggacaatccccctggagcaacctggagttaagtgccatgctcaaggacacaatggtggtagctgtggggattgaaccaactaccttctgcttaccagttcagtgctttagtccactacaccaacACCACTCCTATTGTTGTATGTACACTGTAAACgccctaaatcactcttttaccATTAGGCCTATCGCGATTATTAAAAAaccgtctgatcgcggttatcTGATCTAA
- the LOC127426763 gene encoding DNA-directed RNA polymerase III subunit RPC4-like isoform X4, whose protein sequence is MQYNRTTVIIPCISKSGSANSTEEAFQVFFVRMYEHGDGDLEESLSGTFRPSFALGRGLPGWISLNPPQPGRLTSLRSRHLTLGGYKKKTFVPNVHSVRKTKDESLT, encoded by the exons atgCAATACAACCGTACTACCGTCATTATTCCATGCATTTCAAAATCCGGTAGTGCCAATAGCACTGAAGAAGCATTTCAAG tGTTTTTTGTCAGAATGTATGAACATGGCGATGGGGATCTAGAGGAGAGTTTATCTGGCACTTTCAGACCATCATTTGCTCTGGGTAGAGGACTGCCAGGCTGGATATCACTGAATCCACCTCAGCCGGGCAGACTGACCTCTCTGCGCTCCAGACACTTGACCCTGGGTGGATATAAGAAG AAGACCTTCGTACCAAATGTTCACTCCGTTCGCAAAACTAAAGATGA GAGCTTGACGTGA
- the LOC127426763 gene encoding DNA-directed RNA polymerase III subunit RPC4-like isoform X3 produces MQYNRTTVIIPCISKSGSANSTEEAFQVFFVRMYEHGDGDLEESLSGTFRPSFALGRGLPGWISLNPPQPGRLTSLRSRHLTLGGYKKKTFVPNVHSVRKTKDELQEETHIAPKKERREQEDRQRERRRREKPQTI; encoded by the exons atgCAATACAACCGTACTACCGTCATTATTCCATGCATTTCAAAATCCGGTAGTGCCAATAGCACTGAAGAAGCATTTCAAG tGTTTTTTGTCAGAATGTATGAACATGGCGATGGGGATCTAGAGGAGAGTTTATCTGGCACTTTCAGACCATCATTTGCTCTGGGTAGAGGACTGCCAGGCTGGATATCACTGAATCCACCTCAGCCGGGCAGACTGACCTCTCTGCGCTCCAGACACTTGACCCTGGGTGGATATAAGAAG AAGACCTTCGTACCAAATGTTCACTCCGTTCGCAAAACTAAAGATGA GTTACAGGAGGAAACTCACATTGCACcaaagaaagagaggagagagcaaGAAGACAGGCAAAGAGAGAGACGGCGACGAGAAAAGCCACAGACTATTTAG
- the LOC127426754 gene encoding transcription factor A, mitochondrial-like isoform X1, with protein sequence MMAPFSLLSVGADVLLKSLGLFSTASAVRCSCVVPLIKSFSTTTGGPPKRPLTAYMKYVQEIQPTFNRQNPGVKNVDIVRKIAQQWRMLTPEQKQPFQDASLAAREQYKLAVEKYKAQLTPAQSAAIAEERRQKMAKRKAIRKKKELNTLGKPKRSRSAFNIFMAEHFEEARGTTMQARMKSLTDDWKSLNITQKQIYTQLAEDDKVRYKNEMQSWEEHMTEIGREDLVRRKERRPKKVTANKDRKKKSAVTVLKAKAPKKKTAPKKTVTSAK encoded by the exons ATGATGGCTCCGTTCAGTTTGCTGTCAGTAGGTGCAGATGTTCTGCTGAAGTCTCTGGGTTTATTCTCTACTGCATCTGCTGTGAG GTGCTCCTGTGTAGTTCCATTGATAAAGAGTTTTAGTACTACAACAGGGGGTCCACCTAAGCGACCCCTCACAGCATACATGAAATATGTGCAGGAGATTCAGCCCACCTTCAACAGACAAAATCCAG GAGTGAAAAATGTGGATATTGTTAGAAAGATAGCCCAGCAGTGGAGAATGCTGACTCCTGAACAGAAGCAG CCATTTCAGGATGCGTCTTTGGCAGCTAGGGAGCAGTACAAGCTTGCTGTGGAGAAATACAAAGCCCAGCTCACCCCAGCACAGTCTGCTGCTATTGCAGAGGAGAGGAGACAGAAGATGGCCAAAAGAAAAGCAATTAGGAAAAAGAAG GAGCTGAATACTCTTGGCAAGCCTAAACGCTCCAGGAGCGCCTTCAACATCTTCATGGCAGAGCACTTTGAGGAAGCGAGAGGAACTACTATGCAG GCGAGGATGAAGTCACTGACAGATGACTGGAAGAGTCTCAACATCACACAGAAACAA ATTTATACACAGCTCGCAGAAGACGACAAAGTCCGTTACAAAAACGAAATGCAATCATGGGAGGAGCACATGACAGAAATCGGAAGGGAAGACCTCGTTCGGAGAAAAGAGAGGAGACCCAAGAAGGTGACGGCCAacaaagacagaaaaaagaaatcCGCAGTCACAGTGCTGAAGGCAAAAGCACCGAAAAAGAAAACTGCTCCAAAAAAGACTGTGACAAGCGCCAAGTGA